From the genome of Actinacidiphila yeochonensis CN732, one region includes:
- a CDS encoding NADP-dependent oxidoreductase yields MRTLRFHSYGSALDVLRVDETEPPRPGPGQIRVRVQACGLTPADWALCGGLFGGDLPRGIGLEVSGTVDGLGDGVTGVKVGDPVIAPVPFTGPTAGASELVVVDFWTPRPAGLDPVRAAALPMAVETAYRGLDELGIHEGATVLVHGTGSAVGYAAAQIALRRGARVITTAGETYADALREVGAEVTSHGEGMAERVTALAGGPVDPALDTALAKGAASALGSSTKASEQVLRLTGFARAGKPGARVGSAGGMDALRYDVLGEYAQLAADGLFSVPVARHFPLEDWRTAAELSLSGRACGKLVLRFD; encoded by the coding sequence ATGCGTACCCTTCGTTTCCATTCGTACGGTTCAGCACTCGATGTCCTGCGGGTCGACGAGACCGAGCCGCCGCGTCCCGGACCTGGCCAGATCCGCGTCAGGGTCCAGGCGTGCGGGCTGACCCCGGCGGACTGGGCGTTGTGCGGCGGGCTCTTCGGCGGGGACCTGCCGCGCGGCATCGGGCTTGAGGTGTCCGGCACGGTCGACGGGCTCGGCGACGGGGTGACCGGCGTCAAGGTCGGCGACCCGGTGATCGCCCCGGTTCCCTTCACGGGACCGACCGCCGGTGCGTCGGAGCTGGTCGTCGTCGACTTCTGGACCCCGCGCCCGGCGGGGCTCGACCCGGTCCGGGCCGCGGCCCTGCCGATGGCGGTGGAGACGGCCTACCGGGGCCTGGACGAACTCGGCATACACGAGGGCGCGACCGTGCTCGTCCACGGCACCGGGAGCGCCGTCGGATACGCCGCGGCGCAGATCGCGCTCCGGCGCGGGGCACGGGTCATCACCACGGCCGGGGAGACCTACGCCGACGCCCTGCGTGAGGTCGGCGCCGAGGTGACCAGCCACGGCGAGGGCATGGCCGAACGGGTGACGGCGCTCGCGGGAGGGCCGGTCGATCCCGCCCTCGACACCGCACTGGCCAAGGGTGCGGCGTCGGCCCTCGGGAGCAGCACCAAGGCGTCGGAGCAGGTGCTGAGGCTGACCGGCTTCGCGAGGGCCGGGAAACCGGGCGCGCGGGTGGGCTCCGCCGGCGGCATGGACGCACTGCGCTACGACGTGCTCGGCGAGTACGCACAGCTGGCCGCCGATGGGCTCTTCTCAGTGCCGGTGGCCCGGCATTTCCCGCTGGAGGACTGGCGCACCGCCGCGGAGCTGAGCCTGTCGGGACGCGCCTGCGGCAAGCTCGTCCTCCGGTTCGACTGA